From a region of the Trueperaceae bacterium genome:
- a CDS encoding PQQ-dependent dehydrogenase, methanol/ethanol family translates to MGNRFKPVATALWLATLGLALSFALAQQQEQSQDVVYSYSIPGMEVYPECVAVGPDASTFYTASSANGTVYRGELGAKAATVLVPSDQAAIGQGLGVDVDEQGRLWVVGGSTGEIAVYDAESGETIAKLDTPAAEQTFLNDVVVSGGFAYITDSARPVIFRVAAGEQVGEVEAWLDLEGTAIEYTTGEGMLGGINLNGIDATSDGSYLLTVQMNTGELFRIDPESGSVSQIDLGGETLMNGDGLAVHDGTAYVVRIANNEVVTVELSQDFSSGEVVNRFTHEQLSFPACAAVAGEDLLLANTQFNRQASQDPLIPFQVLSIPLQVVQTQSGDSQAQAETQSAEAGNAQQEGAQAEAQQEDGQEQVAGGAQAQQAGEGDEALPRAEDSEKTEPVEGEEASEQAEGGDEALPRAEDSEKTEPVEGDDQQEDQAEQAEEVEQAQQGDETEKTEPTEAQQDAAQQEGGGEDQEGAEQEGAQQEGIPQEGAQQDAAPQEAEGQEAQGEEASGQEGQGDQAAGQEGEEQQVAGGQQAQQVDEQQLMQIGQQVYNQNCARCHGDEGGGDVGPAFAGNQALQNTSYVVQTITNGRGAMPAFGAVLSDEQIAGVATFIRNSFGNDFGPVTVAQVQQGGGQGEGGGEGAEGEQQTTNVTRPGTATIENYAPVTAERLVNPEPENWLNYRRTYNGWGFSPLDQITTENVDQLEVAWTYSTGLTEGHESPAMVNNGVLYITTPEAKVIALDAVTGELFWEFQRELPDDLLQLHPTNRGIGFWQDKVFVATTDTHLIALEATTGEVVWDVVVEDPGRGYYITLAPLVVDGIVMVGVSGGELGIRGFIEAFDAETGDSVWKTYTVPGEGEPGNETWPADTWTHGGGSVWMTGNYDPETGLAYWGVGNAAPWMGDARPGDNLWTSSTIVLDVETGELVHGYQYHHNDSWDWDEVVAPLLLDYERNGETIHGLVKVARDGYIWWLERSPEGLEFVDAKPYVFQNVFESVDPETGRVTYDEEHKPAVGETAEFCPSLWGGRDWLPEAFNPNTRLLYTGANENLCHRMTGRQVSYIPGQSFTGASSQMFLREGWDHIGEMQAWNVDTGELVWEQHFPESHIWAQMLTTGGGLVFAGGTIDRKFRAYDAESGEILWEITTNSGVYGMPTTFSVDGVQYVAVQSGWGVDGTRMQNALNNAVGAPFDVEVPKGGVLWVFRLPPQEGQVAGGG, encoded by the coding sequence ATGGGAAACAGGTTCAAGCCCGTCGCGACCGCGCTGTGGCTCGCCACACTCGGCCTCGCGCTCTCCTTCGCCCTGGCGCAGCAGCAGGAGCAGAGCCAGGACGTGGTCTACAGCTACTCGATACCCGGCATGGAGGTGTACCCCGAGTGTGTCGCGGTGGGGCCCGATGCCTCGACCTTCTACACGGCCAGTTCGGCTAACGGCACCGTCTATCGGGGCGAGTTGGGGGCCAAGGCCGCGACCGTACTGGTCCCCAGCGACCAGGCAGCGATAGGTCAGGGCCTAGGCGTCGACGTGGATGAACAGGGCCGGCTCTGGGTCGTTGGCGGCAGCACCGGAGAGATAGCCGTTTACGATGCGGAGAGCGGCGAGACGATCGCCAAACTCGACACGCCGGCTGCCGAACAGACCTTCCTCAACGACGTCGTAGTGAGCGGCGGCTTCGCCTACATCACCGACTCGGCGCGCCCGGTCATCTTCCGCGTGGCAGCCGGTGAACAGGTGGGCGAGGTGGAGGCTTGGCTCGACCTCGAGGGCACGGCCATCGAGTACACCACCGGCGAGGGGATGCTGGGCGGGATCAATCTGAACGGCATCGACGCCACCTCGGACGGTTCCTACCTACTCACAGTCCAGATGAACACCGGCGAGCTGTTCCGTATCGATCCCGAGAGCGGCAGCGTCTCGCAGATCGACTTGGGCGGCGAGACGCTGATGAACGGTGACGGTCTGGCAGTCCACGACGGCACGGCCTACGTGGTCCGGATCGCCAACAACGAGGTCGTCACCGTCGAGCTGTCCCAGGACTTCAGCAGCGGCGAGGTGGTGAACCGCTTCACTCACGAGCAGCTGTCGTTCCCCGCCTGCGCCGCAGTTGCGGGCGAGGACCTGCTCCTCGCCAATACCCAGTTCAACAGGCAGGCATCGCAGGACCCGCTGATCCCGTTCCAGGTGCTCAGCATCCCCCTCCAGGTCGTCCAGACCCAGAGTGGCGACAGTCAGGCCCAGGCCGAGACGCAGTCGGCTGAAGCAGGGAACGCCCAGCAGGAGGGTGCACAGGCCGAGGCGCAGCAGGAAGACGGTCAGGAGCAGGTTGCCGGCGGTGCGCAGGCACAGCAGGCGGGTGAGGGCGACGAGGCTCTGCCCCGAGCCGAGGACTCGGAGAAGACCGAGCCGGTCGAAGGCGAAGAAGCGAGCGAGCAGGCCGAGGGCGGTGACGAGGCTCTGCCGCGCGCCGAGGACTCCGAGAAGACCGAGCCGGTCGAAGGTGACGACCAGCAGGAGGATCAGGCAGAGCAGGCCGAAGAGGTAGAGCAGGCCCAGCAGGGCGACGAGACCGAGAAGACGGAACCCACCGAGGCGCAGCAGGATGCGGCGCAGCAGGAGGGCGGAGGCGAGGATCAGGAGGGCGCCGAACAGGAGGGCGCTCAACAGGAGGGCATTCCCCAGGAGGGCGCTCAACAGGACGCCGCTCCCCAGGAAGCCGAGGGTCAGGAGGCGCAGGGTGAAGAGGCCTCCGGGCAGGAGGGCCAAGGCGATCAGGCCGCCGGGCAGGAGGGCGAGGAGCAGCAGGTCGCAGGTGGCCAGCAGGCCCAACAGGTCGACGAACAGCAACTCATGCAGATCGGCCAGCAGGTCTACAACCAGAACTGTGCTCGCTGCCACGGGGACGAGGGCGGCGGTGACGTGGGCCCCGCCTTCGCCGGCAATCAGGCCCTGCAGAACACCAGTTACGTAGTGCAGACGATCACCAACGGCAGAGGTGCAATGCCGGCGTTCGGCGCCGTATTGAGCGACGAGCAGATAGCCGGCGTGGCGACCTTCATCCGCAACTCGTTCGGCAACGACTTCGGACCGGTCACCGTCGCGCAGGTGCAGCAGGGGGGCGGCCAGGGTGAGGGCGGTGGCGAAGGTGCCGAGGGCGAGCAGCAGACGACCAACGTCACCCGCCCGGGCACTGCGACGATCGAGAACTACGCGCCGGTCACCGCCGAGCGGCTCGTCAACCCCGAGCCGGAGAACTGGCTCAACTACCGGCGCACCTACAACGGCTGGGGCTTCAGTCCACTCGATCAGATAACGACCGAGAACGTCGACCAGCTGGAGGTCGCCTGGACCTATTCCACAGGGCTCACCGAAGGACACGAGTCGCCGGCGATGGTCAACAACGGGGTCCTCTACATCACCACGCCCGAAGCGAAAGTGATCGCCCTCGACGCCGTCACTGGTGAGCTCTTCTGGGAGTTCCAGCGGGAGCTCCCCGACGACCTGCTCCAGCTCCACCCCACCAACAGGGGTATCGGCTTCTGGCAGGACAAGGTCTTCGTCGCGACCACCGACACGCACCTGATCGCGCTCGAGGCGACCACGGGTGAAGTGGTCTGGGACGTCGTCGTCGAGGACCCGGGCCGCGGCTACTACATCACGCTGGCTCCTCTCGTGGTGGACGGCATCGTCATGGTCGGCGTGTCGGGTGGCGAGCTCGGCATCCGCGGCTTCATCGAAGCGTTCGACGCCGAAACGGGCGATAGCGTCTGGAAGACCTACACCGTCCCCGGTGAGGGGGAACCCGGGAACGAGACCTGGCCCGCCGACACCTGGACGCACGGCGGCGGTTCGGTCTGGATGACCGGCAACTACGATCCGGAGACAGGCCTCGCCTACTGGGGCGTTGGTAACGCCGCCCCCTGGATGGGAGACGCCCGCCCGGGCGACAACCTGTGGACCTCGTCGACGATAGTGCTCGATGTCGAAACCGGCGAGCTGGTTCACGGCTACCAGTACCACCACAACGACTCGTGGGACTGGGACGAGGTGGTAGCGCCGCTGCTGCTCGATTACGAGCGCAACGGCGAGACGATCCACGGTCTGGTGAAGGTAGCGCGCGACGGCTACATCTGGTGGCTGGAGCGCAGTCCGGAAGGTCTCGAGTTCGTCGATGCCAAACCGTACGTCTTCCAGAACGTGTTCGAGAGCGTCGACCCCGAGACCGGCAGAGTCACCTACGACGAGGAGCACAAGCCTGCGGTCGGCGAAACGGCGGAGTTCTGCCCCTCCCTCTGGGGCGGACGCGACTGGCTTCCTGAAGCCTTCAACCCGAACACCCGGCTGCTCTACACGGGCGCGAACGAGAACCTCTGCCACCGCATGACCGGTCGCCAGGTCTCCTACATCCCCGGTCAGTCGTTCACCGGCGCCAGTTCGCAGATGTTCCTCCGGGAGGGGTGGGACCACATCGGCGAGATGCAGGCGTGGAACGTCGACACCGGCGAGCTCGTCTGGGAGCAGCACTTCCCGGAGTCGCACATCTGGGCGCAGATGCTCACGACCGGCGGGGGCCTGGTATTCGCCGGGGGCACCATCGACCGGAAGTTCAGGGCGTACGACGCCGAGTCGGGTGAGATCCTCTGGGAGATCACCACCAACTCCGGTGTTTACGGCATGCCTACCACTTTCTCCGTCGACGGAGTCCAGTACGTTGCCGTGCAGTCCGGCTGGGGCGTCGATGGAACCAGGATGCAGAACGCTCTCAACAACGCGGTCGGAGCGCCGTTCGACGTAGAGGTGCCCAAGGGTGGTGTTCTCTGGGTCTTCCGCCTGCCTCCTCAGGAGGGTCAGGTAGCCGGTGGCGGATAA
- a CDS encoding ABC transporter substrate-binding protein, whose translation MTSRTRSEGRRRAVGALLLLLLLLAFCGAARAWELRVCAEPNNMPFSNRAEEGFENRIAEIVARQLGATLSYEWLPASPASDRLLYLRRGDCDMVVGVGDGTEGYLTTVTYYRSAPVFVYRSDAPFDVGSFDDPVLRELTIGVLAGAGLRPEVAALANRDLIANVVSFPWGAQGDAPLAAPVEAVAAGEVDIAVVWGPVGSYFGERHEVPLEVVSAEPKVDMPFLNLVVPMAMGVRQGDLALRDLLDRAIAGSWDEIQEVLSQYDVPLEPLPPQAPPATDRRAQLGVGLVLPLPTGTIPLEADSPEAAAIAAQMGALMAEEELGAPEESFPGLELLVSNAPNAASAGRAAERMSANGAIALVGGYGPGQAEALTEVGASRQVPFLNIGSSSPSLREECTPFTFHLEANAGVYLAALARSLAHAGLDDLVVAYPESSTGAALLEEFDLAASDEGLAIVAAVPVPGEAQLIEVALSAKEAEAEAVVALLDWRAQLDLAGFMGSVGEGIAFTGYPYPVTQTRHFYYSLGSLGPAVEAPRVALWEASLTEGPAGDLSQEFFARWGEPMDSPAWVAYLALSLVREAAASGARTGPELASSLEEVEIDSYGEGGAGFGPSDHQFRHDLVEVRVDSSSDSRQDAVSAVQRFSATSLPYGTGCR comes from the coding sequence GTGACATCGAGGACCAGATCGGAGGGGCGTCGGCGTGCGGTCGGCGCCCTCCTCCTTCTCCTGCTGCTGTTGGCGTTCTGCGGGGCCGCTCGAGCATGGGAGCTTCGGGTATGCGCCGAACCGAACAACATGCCGTTCTCCAATCGAGCGGAGGAGGGGTTCGAGAACCGGATAGCGGAGATCGTGGCTCGTCAGCTGGGCGCCACACTCAGCTACGAGTGGCTCCCGGCTTCTCCGGCTTCCGACAGGCTGCTCTACCTCAGGCGGGGCGATTGCGACATGGTCGTCGGAGTGGGCGACGGTACCGAGGGCTACCTCACTACTGTCACCTACTACCGGAGCGCTCCGGTCTTCGTCTACCGCTCCGATGCCCCGTTCGACGTCGGCTCGTTCGACGACCCGGTCCTGCGAGAGCTGACGATAGGCGTACTCGCCGGCGCGGGGTTGCGACCCGAGGTCGCAGCTCTCGCCAACCGGGATCTCATTGCCAACGTCGTCTCCTTCCCGTGGGGCGCGCAAGGAGATGCTCCGCTGGCGGCGCCCGTCGAGGCCGTTGCTGCGGGCGAAGTGGACATCGCGGTGGTGTGGGGCCCCGTAGGCAGTTACTTCGGGGAGCGCCACGAGGTGCCGCTCGAGGTCGTCTCGGCCGAACCGAAAGTCGACATGCCCTTCCTCAATCTCGTCGTACCGATGGCGATGGGGGTGCGGCAGGGCGACCTGGCGCTGCGCGACCTGCTCGACCGGGCGATCGCTGGGAGCTGGGACGAGATCCAGGAGGTCCTCTCGCAGTACGACGTGCCGCTCGAGCCTCTGCCGCCTCAGGCTCCGCCGGCGACCGACAGGAGAGCCCAACTCGGGGTGGGCCTAGTTCTGCCGCTGCCTACCGGCACGATCCCGCTCGAAGCAGACTCGCCCGAGGCGGCGGCCATCGCGGCTCAGATGGGCGCCTTGATGGCAGAGGAGGAGTTGGGCGCGCCGGAGGAGTCGTTCCCCGGACTCGAGCTCCTCGTGAGCAACGCTCCCAACGCCGCCAGCGCTGGCCGGGCGGCCGAGCGGATGAGCGCCAACGGGGCGATCGCTCTGGTGGGTGGCTACGGCCCGGGCCAGGCGGAGGCGTTGACCGAGGTCGGAGCATCCCGCCAGGTGCCGTTCCTCAACATCGGCTCGTCCAGTCCATCCCTCCGTGAGGAGTGCACCCCCTTCACCTTCCACCTGGAGGCGAACGCCGGCGTCTACCTTGCCGCTCTAGCTCGGTCGCTGGCTCACGCGGGCCTCGACGACCTCGTCGTGGCCTACCCGGAGAGTTCAACCGGAGCCGCGCTGCTGGAGGAATTCGACCTGGCGGCCAGCGACGAAGGCCTGGCTATCGTCGCCGCTGTCCCCGTTCCCGGCGAAGCGCAGCTCATCGAGGTGGCGCTCTCAGCGAAGGAAGCGGAGGCAGAGGCAGTCGTTGCACTGCTCGACTGGCGCGCGCAGTTGGACCTGGCCGGTTTCATGGGCTCGGTGGGGGAAGGGATCGCCTTCACCGGCTACCCCTATCCGGTCACCCAGACGCGCCACTTCTACTACTCGCTCGGAAGCCTGGGACCGGCTGTCGAAGCGCCACGGGTGGCTCTCTGGGAGGCCTCGCTCACCGAGGGACCGGCCGGGGACCTCAGCCAGGAGTTCTTCGCGAGGTGGGGGGAGCCGATGGACTCTCCAGCATGGGTCGCCTATCTGGCGCTCTCGTTGGTCAGAGAAGCGGCAGCGAGCGGAGCGCGGACGGGGCCTGAGCTGGCGTCCTCACTGGAAGAGGTAGAGATCGACTCGTACGGCGAGGGTGGCGCCGGCTTCGGCCCCAGCGACCACCAGTTCCGCCACGATCTCGTCGAGGTACGTGTCGATTCCTCTAGCGACTCACGCCAGGATGCTGTCTCGGCGGTGCAGCGCTTCTCTGCAACCAGCCTTCCCTACGGGACCGGTTGCCGTTGA
- a CDS encoding cation diffusion facilitator family transporter gives MAGGHGSTGAVYAALAANFGIAVVKFVAAVFTGSSAMFSEGIHSLVDTGNQGLILLGIKRGRKPADREHPFGHGKELYFWSLIVAMLLFSLGGGLAIYEGIHHITAPPAEDTGGPLWNYVVLGIALVFESFAWVMAYRTLTAESNGESFLGAVRSSKDPAVYTVLAEDTAAGLGLVIAFLGVYLSHALDMPVLDGVASLLIGIMLAGVAVFLVVESRGLLIGERADPATVEGVKRIASREPNVDTVHEVLTMHLGPNDILVNFDISFAEGTSSVEAARTIGRIEAEIRQAYPKVDRIFIEATEAGARSTKFTSRKAASGHPA, from the coding sequence GTGGCAGGAGGTCATGGCAGCACGGGAGCGGTATACGCGGCCTTGGCGGCGAACTTCGGTATCGCCGTCGTGAAGTTCGTGGCCGCGGTCTTCACCGGCAGTTCGGCGATGTTCTCCGAGGGCATCCACTCGTTGGTCGACACCGGCAACCAGGGCCTCATCCTCCTTGGCATCAAACGCGGACGCAAGCCCGCCGACCGCGAGCATCCGTTCGGCCACGGCAAGGAACTCTACTTCTGGAGCCTGATCGTAGCGATGTTGCTCTTCAGCCTGGGGGGCGGCCTGGCGATCTATGAAGGGATCCACCACATCACCGCTCCACCGGCCGAGGACACAGGCGGTCCGTTGTGGAACTACGTGGTGCTCGGTATCGCCCTGGTCTTCGAATCGTTCGCATGGGTGATGGCCTATCGGACGCTGACGGCGGAATCGAACGGGGAGAGCTTCCTGGGGGCCGTACGTTCCAGCAAGGATCCGGCCGTCTACACCGTCCTTGCAGAGGACACGGCCGCTGGCTTGGGTCTGGTGATCGCTTTCCTTGGCGTCTACCTCTCTCACGCCCTCGACATGCCGGTACTCGACGGCGTCGCCTCGCTGCTGATAGGCATCATGCTCGCCGGCGTAGCGGTATTCCTCGTCGTCGAGAGTCGCGGCCTGCTCATCGGCGAACGAGCCGACCCCGCCACCGTGGAGGGGGTGAAACGGATCGCCAGCAGGGAACCGAACGTCGACACTGTTCACGAAGTGCTGACCATGCACCTGGGGCCGAACGACATCCTCGTGAACTTCGACATCTCGTTCGCCGAAGGCACGTCGTCGGTCGAGGCCGCCCGAACCATCGGCCGGATCGAGGCGGAGATACGGCAGGCCTATCCGAAAGTCGACCGGATCTTCATCGAGGCCACCGAGGCCGGTGCGCGGAGCACGAAGTTCACCTCCAGGAAGGCCGCCTCCGGACACCCCGCCTGA
- a CDS encoding S8 family serine peptidase encodes MKRVGYWAAVGLLALFVTACGIQQDPQFELLKQPNQGNIRVNVLLNTDATPAVQAELSTHGSILDVIEQIDTVSMMAPADEVDDIERLPFVESASPDVEYKGIPIDTVAVDGFDAGLSTWNLDSVNVTAQPGFDTRSVELDGSGVYVAVLDTGLMDTWRQYFPEERIAEEYAIAFGGGGADQGFTSDQPNKWEHDVNGHGSHVTSTIIGYSFGGTPINGVAPGATVIPVKVLNQNGSGWSSVVAAGITYVADLKANELSDHPVVINMSLGGPGPDPISAAAVDYAVDKGVIIVASAGNEGELGMGYPGAYAPVISVAASGWADEWTTGSWWNSLDVAEPTSPEDFYITDFSSRELAGQELDVAAPGSWVVGPYQLNSGQISYYFLGGTSMASPHVAGVAALLMQQDPTRVQAEVEATLKGTAIPFDYDGDDELCRDIIDPNTGPTNVCWGPDASGAGLVTADAALAGISGDTAAGEGGSQGPGNSKGGVKGKKN; translated from the coding sequence ATGAAGAGAGTGGGATATTGGGCGGCGGTAGGGCTGCTCGCACTGTTCGTGACGGCATGCGGGATCCAGCAGGATCCGCAGTTCGAGCTGCTCAAGCAGCCGAACCAGGGAAACATCCGGGTCAACGTACTGCTCAACACCGACGCCACCCCGGCGGTGCAGGCTGAACTGAGCACCCACGGTTCGATCCTCGATGTCATCGAGCAGATCGACACGGTGAGCATGATGGCGCCGGCCGACGAGGTCGACGACATCGAGAGACTTCCTTTCGTCGAGAGCGCGAGCCCCGACGTCGAGTACAAGGGGATCCCGATCGACACCGTGGCGGTCGACGGGTTCGATGCCGGGCTGAGCACCTGGAACCTCGATTCGGTGAACGTGACCGCTCAACCGGGCTTCGACACCAGAAGCGTCGAACTCGACGGCAGCGGCGTGTACGTCGCGGTTCTGGACACGGGTCTGATGGACACGTGGCGGCAGTACTTCCCCGAAGAGCGGATCGCCGAGGAGTACGCCATCGCGTTCGGCGGTGGCGGCGCCGACCAGGGATTCACCTCGGATCAACCCAACAAGTGGGAGCACGACGTCAACGGCCACGGGAGCCACGTGACCAGCACCATCATCGGCTACAGCTTCGGAGGGACGCCGATCAACGGAGTCGCTCCCGGGGCAACCGTCATCCCCGTCAAAGTCCTCAACCAGAACGGTTCCGGGTGGTCCTCCGTGGTAGCCGCCGGGATCACCTATGTGGCAGACCTCAAGGCCAACGAGCTCAGCGATCACCCGGTAGTGATCAACATGAGCCTGGGCGGCCCCGGTCCGGACCCGATCTCGGCCGCCGCGGTCGACTACGCGGTGGACAAGGGCGTGATCATCGTGGCATCGGCGGGCAACGAGGGCGAGTTGGGCATGGGCTATCCCGGCGCCTACGCTCCGGTCATCTCTGTCGCTGCCAGTGGCTGGGCCGACGAGTGGACGACCGGGAGCTGGTGGAACAGCCTCGACGTGGCGGAGCCCACTTCCCCTGAAGACTTCTACATCACCGACTTCTCCAGCCGAGAGCTCGCCGGACAGGAACTCGATGTAGCGGCTCCGGGCTCCTGGGTAGTTGGCCCCTACCAGCTGAACTCCGGCCAGATCTCCTACTACTTCCTGGGCGGAACCTCGATGGCCAGCCCGCACGTTGCCGGCGTCGCCGCGCTGCTGATGCAGCAGGACCCGACCCGGGTGCAGGCCGAGGTCGAAGCGACGCTCAAGGGAACGGCGATCCCCTTCGACTACGACGGTGACGACGAGCTCTGCCGCGACATCATAGATCCCAACACCGGTCCCACAAACGTCTGCTGGGGCCCCGATGCTTCCGGCGCGGGCCTGGTAACCGCCGACGCCGCGCTCGCGGGCATAAGCGGCGACACAGCTGCCGGTGAAGGCGGGTCCCAAGGACCGGGTAACAGCAAGGGTGGCGTTAAGGGCAAGAAGAACTAG
- the ligD gene encoding DNA ligase D, whose translation MAALEAYRKKRDFRKTPEPAGETRESEAGEGGLFVIQKHAAQRLHFDLRLEKDGVLKSWAVPKGPSLEPGEKRLAVQVEDHPLEYGEFEGVIPEDEYGGGTVMLWDRGRWKPRGKNTEHHIDFELEGRKLRGVWTLVRMRDADDEEGENWLLIKRSDDWTPDGKAKGSKRGSRTGAQSPLAAVDGEDLSVATGRTMKQIASDRDAVWTSEGLAEAQRARVPEAKAIPGARKKKLADDIQPQLATLVEEAPGGDEWIHEIKFDGYRILARFEGGVVKLLSRNGKDWTDRFPEAASLLAELPVEQALLDGEMVAFAADGSTSFRRLQESLSEGKTSHLVYHVFDLLHLNGYDLSATTQVDRKEALRSLLDASGFVGHGLIRYTDHLEGKGPAFFAQACGLGLEGIICKRMDGRYASGRTRQWLKVKCTRHVELLIGGYTDPGGSRNGFGALLLGAYDGDGKLVYAGKVGTGFSDRQLETLHERLEEIEEEKSPFEDPPPKRGVHWVTPTLVAEVEFTEWTRDGSLRHPSFRGLREDRDPEEIRMNRGEMPAVGRGAKAEKAGGTRPGRQPEKRTGERRKRMAPDEEEVAGVRLTSPDRVLYPDQGVTKLALARYYEDIADWILPHVESRPLSLVRCPQGREDECFFQKHPSESMAKDVPRVIIEESDGPEPYLYIRKVEDLIAMVQMGVLELHVWGSKVDDVEKPDLLVFDLDPAPDVPWAEMLRVAKELRERLQGLGMEPFPRTTGGKGLHLMVPLRRKAGWDEVKAFAQGVAVQHAADDPSRLTTNMSKAKRRGKIFLDYLRNGRGATAIASYSTRAKEGATVAVPVRWDEVNAALRPDRYHIDNLRRRLSALKDDPWEGFAEARRAVTPKLLERVEASG comes from the coding sequence ATGGCAGCGCTCGAGGCATATCGCAAGAAGCGGGACTTCCGCAAGACGCCCGAGCCGGCCGGCGAAACGCGGGAGTCGGAAGCTGGGGAGGGCGGCCTCTTCGTGATCCAGAAGCATGCCGCCCAACGGCTTCATTTCGACCTGCGACTCGAGAAGGACGGCGTGCTCAAGAGCTGGGCCGTACCCAAGGGGCCAAGCTTGGAACCGGGCGAGAAGCGCCTGGCGGTGCAGGTCGAGGATCATCCGCTGGAGTACGGCGAGTTCGAAGGGGTGATTCCGGAGGACGAGTACGGCGGCGGGACGGTGATGCTGTGGGATCGTGGCCGATGGAAGCCGAGGGGCAAGAACACCGAACACCACATCGACTTCGAGCTGGAAGGCCGCAAGCTGCGCGGGGTCTGGACGTTGGTTCGGATGCGCGACGCCGACGACGAGGAGGGTGAGAATTGGCTCCTCATCAAACGCAGCGACGACTGGACTCCCGACGGCAAGGCGAAGGGGAGCAAGCGCGGATCCCGAACGGGCGCACAGAGCCCGTTGGCCGCGGTTGACGGCGAGGACCTGAGCGTCGCGACCGGCCGCACCATGAAGCAGATAGCCAGCGACCGCGATGCGGTGTGGACGAGCGAGGGCCTCGCGGAGGCGCAACGAGCGAGGGTTCCCGAGGCGAAGGCGATACCCGGTGCCAGGAAGAAGAAGCTCGCCGATGACATCCAACCGCAGCTTGCCACCCTGGTGGAGGAGGCTCCCGGCGGGGACGAGTGGATCCACGAGATCAAGTTCGACGGCTACCGCATCCTCGCCCGTTTCGAAGGCGGCGTGGTGAAGCTGCTGAGCCGCAACGGCAAGGACTGGACCGACAGGTTCCCGGAGGCCGCCTCACTGCTCGCCGAACTGCCCGTGGAGCAAGCCCTCCTAGACGGGGAGATGGTGGCCTTCGCGGCCGACGGCAGCACCAGCTTCAGGCGACTGCAGGAGTCGCTGAGCGAGGGGAAGACCTCGCACCTCGTCTACCACGTCTTCGACCTGCTCCACCTGAACGGTTACGACCTCTCCGCGACCACTCAGGTGGATCGCAAGGAGGCGTTGCGCTCCCTGCTCGACGCCTCCGGGTTCGTGGGCCACGGTCTCATCCGCTATACCGATCATCTGGAGGGGAAAGGGCCCGCCTTCTTCGCGCAGGCTTGCGGCCTGGGACTAGAGGGGATCATCTGCAAGCGCATGGACGGGCGCTACGCGTCGGGACGAACCAGGCAGTGGCTCAAGGTCAAGTGCACCCGCCATGTCGAACTGCTGATCGGCGGTTACACCGACCCGGGCGGCTCCCGGAACGGCTTCGGCGCTCTCCTGCTTGGCGCCTACGACGGGGACGGCAAGCTCGTGTACGCCGGCAAGGTCGGGACCGGATTCAGCGACAGGCAGCTCGAAACGCTGCACGAACGCCTCGAGGAGATCGAAGAGGAGAAGTCGCCTTTCGAGGATCCTCCGCCGAAGCGGGGAGTCCACTGGGTGACTCCCACTCTCGTGGCAGAGGTCGAGTTCACGGAGTGGACCCGCGACGGCTCGCTGCGGCACCCGAGCTTCCGGGGGCTGCGCGAGGACCGCGATCCGGAGGAGATAAGGATGAACCGTGGCGAGATGCCGGCGGTCGGCAGGGGAGCGAAGGCCGAGAAGGCCGGAGGGACCCGGCCGGGACGGCAACCCGAGAAGCGAACGGGCGAGCGCCGCAAGCGGATGGCGCCGGACGAGGAGGAGGTCGCGGGAGTGAGGCTGACGAGCCCCGACCGGGTCCTCTACCCGGATCAGGGCGTCACCAAGCTGGCGCTCGCCCGCTACTACGAGGACATCGCCGACTGGATCTTGCCCCATGTCGAGAGTCGCCCCCTTTCGCTGGTGCGCTGCCCGCAGGGGCGCGAGGACGAGTGCTTCTTCCAGAAGCACCCTTCCGAGTCGATGGCCAAGGATGTGCCCCGGGTGATCATCGAGGAGTCGGACGGGCCGGAGCCCTACCTCTACATACGCAAGGTGGAGGATCTCATCGCGATGGTGCAGATGGGCGTGCTCGAGCTGCACGTGTGGGGCTCGAAGGTCGACGACGTCGAGAAGCCCGATCTACTGGTCTTCGACCTCGACCCGGCACCCGACGTGCCGTGGGCAGAGATGCTCCGGGTGGCCAAGGAGTTGCGCGAGCGGCTCCAGGGCCTGGGGATGGAGCCGTTCCCTCGCACCACCGGGGGCAAGGGTCTGCACCTGATGGTGCCGCTCCGCCGCAAGGCGGGCTGGGATGAGGTGAAGGCGTTCGCTCAGGGTGTAGCCGTCCAACACGCCGCCGACGACCCTTCCCGCCTCACCACCAACATGTCGAAGGCGAAGCGGCGGGGCAAGATCTTCCTCGACTACCTTCGCAACGGGCGGGGCGCCACAGCGATCGCCTCCTACTCCACCAGGGCGAAGGAGGGCGCTACCGTGGCGGTTCCCGTCCGCTGGGACGAGGTGAACGCCGCACTGAGGCCGGACCGCTACCACATCGACAACTTGCGCCGCCGCCTCTCTGCCCTCAAGGACGACCCTTGGGAGGGCTTCGCCGAGGCGCGACGGGCGGTGACACCCAAGCTGCTCGAACGGGTTGAGGCGAGTGGCTGA